In the Phaseolus vulgaris cultivar G19833 chromosome 7, P. vulgaris v2.0, whole genome shotgun sequence genome, one interval contains:
- the LOC137829673 gene encoding histidine-containing phosphotransfer protein 1-like, producing the protein MTMDVHQLQAKLREHQSAMFQQGFLDDQFSQLQKLQDESTPDFVLEVVTMFFDDSENLLKNMARCLEQVPADFKQIDAYAHQYKGSSASVGAARVKSVCATFRTFCETKNLDGCMRCLQQLQQEYSLLKNSLQYLFRLQKDIKASGGSFS; encoded by the exons ATGACCATGGATGTTCATCAGTTGCAGGCCAAGCTGCGTGAACACCAATCCGCCATGTTTCAACAG GGGTTCTTGGATGATCAATTCAGCCAGCTTCAGAAACTGCAGGATGAGAGTACTCCAGATTTTGTGCTTGAGGTTGTCACTATGTTCTTTGATGATTCTGAGAATCTCCTAAAAAACATGGCACGTTGTCT AGAACAAGTGCCTGCTGATTTCAAACAAATAGATGCTTATGCTCATCAGTACAAGGGAAGCAGTGCCAG TGTTGGTGCTGCTAGAGTTAAAAGTGTCTGCGCTACCTTCAGGACTTTCTGTGAGACCAAGAACTTGGACGG GTGCATGAGATGTCTGCAACAATTGCAACAGGAATATTCTCTACTGAAGAACAGTCTTCAATACTTATTCAGG CTGCAGAAAGATATCAAGGCTAGTGGTGGTTCTTTCTCGTAA
- the LOC137829674 gene encoding receptor-like cytosolic serine/threonine-protein kinase RBK2: protein MKDKVDSPVTVLEDYFRSSDSESSSSKEPAVDSESQDLSKPASRWHAFVQLFRSGSKKQMNTLHPLSAIKLSKRMSTSMRETILPSCFLDANASPCRSPWKIFTHHEIQVATNSFSQENMIGKGGYAEVYKGCLPNRQLVAIKRLTRGTADEIIGDFLSELGVMAHVNHPNTAKLVGYGVDGGMYLVLELSEKGSLASVLYGSKEKLPWCTRHKIALGIANGILYLHEGCQRRIIHRDIKAANILLTEDFEPQICDFGLAKWLPENWTHHTVSKFEGTFGYLAPEYLLHGIVDEKTDIFAFGVLLLELVSGRRALDYSQQSLVLWAKPLLKKNDIMELIDPSLVGNFDSRQMNLMLLAASLCIQQSSLRRPSTRQVVQLLNGNLSCFKGMKKTRMPFFRRVFREELHDSE, encoded by the exons ATGAAGGACAAGGTGGATTCCCCAGTTACAGTTCTGGAGGACTATTTCAGGAGCTCAGATTCAGAATCAAGTTCTTCCAAAGAGCCTGCAGTGGATTCTGAGTCTCAAGACCTTTCAAAACCTGCTTCTAGGTGGCACGCATTTGTTCAGTTGTTTAGGAGTGGGTCGAAGAAACAGATGAACACGTTGCACCCTCTCAGTGCCATCAAGCTCTCCAAAAGAATGAGCACTAGCATGAGGGAGACCATTCTCCCAAGTTGTTTCTTGGATGCAAATGCATCCCCTTGCAGGTCACCGTGGAAGATCTTTACTCATCATGAGATTCAGGTTGCAACCAATTCATTTAGCCAAG AAAATATGATTGGGAAAGGTGGCTATGCTGAAGTTTACAAAGGGTGTTTGCCAAATCGTCAGCTAGTGGCAATTAAACGTTTAACAAGGGGAACAGCTGATGAAATCATAGGGGATTTCTTATCAGAACTTGGTGTAATGGCGCACGTAAACCATCCCAATACTGCTAAACTGGTTGGCTATGGAGTGGATGGTGGAATGTATCTAGTTCTTGAGTTGTCTGAAAAAGGGAGCCTAGCTTCAGTTCTTTATG GTTCCAAGGAGAAACTACCATGGTGTACAAGGCACAAAATTGCATTAGGAATAGCTAATGGTATACTATATCTTCATGAGGGTTGTCAAAGAAGAATTATCCACAGGGATATAAAAGCTGCCAATATCTTGCTCACGGAGGACTTTGAGCCTCAG ATTTGTGATTTCGGGCTAGCAAAATGGCTGCCAGAAAATTGGACTCACCACACCGTTTCAAAATTTGAAGGAACTTTCGG TTACCTTGCACCTGAATACTTGCTGCATGGCATAGTGGACGAGAAAACGGACATATTTGCCTTTGGTGTGTTGCTATTGGAATTAGTGAGTGGGCGTCGAGCACTAGATTATTCACAGCAAAGCCTTGTGTTGTGG GCGAAGCCGTTgctgaaaaaaaatgatattatggAGCTGATTGATCCTTCACTAGTAGGTAACTTCGACTCGAGGCAAATGAATCTTATGCTCTTAGCTGCTTCTTTGTGCATACAACAGTCCTCTCTTCGTCGTCCCTCTACAAGACAG GTTGTACAGCTTCTGAACGGTAACCTTAGCTGCTTTAAGGGCATGAAGAAAACCCGAATGCCATTCTTCAGAAGAGTCTTCCGAGAAGAACTTCATGATTCCGAATAG